One region of Lysobacter silvisoli genomic DNA includes:
- a CDS encoding serine/threonine-protein kinase, whose product MTPEQHARIEQRFQEALTLTADQRSEFLQRSEPDPQVRAAVERLLAHCATQDPSDPLRDRMAEALRAMAAAPQTPLPQTIGAYRLLRELGSGGMGTVYLAERAAGDGVQRVALKLLHGPSGDTAQRRMARERGLLASLDHPLIARHIDGGTSEQGQPYLVMDYIDGASLHEHLTQAPGGLRERLQLFLRLCEAVDHAHRRLVLHRDLKPSNVIVRGDGAPVLLDFGIATLIDADDGPARTVTVAFTPGYSAPEQRRGEAATTATDVFGLGALLFDLVTGRRLSELRGRDAAVPVPSASVEAGALRRTLRGDLDRIVSTACAEAPGERYPSVAALADDVRRHLDGQPVLAAHGGTVYRLRKFIGRHRLATAASVLAVLMASGFVWRLNDERERAVVAERTAQAARERAEQETQYTQASRKFLESVLAETAPDEVRGAPVSVSALLARAADELQADTRQDPRTRAIAWLTIAEVQDAIRDPQASLRAVDAATAAMAQLDPDDPELRARLLGARGSALQGMERPEQAMAAHRELLTLRQRQGADATTLGRAYVQYIASAIQANQDQEVERAIQRATAVLDAAGEAAPELRLELAIAEISPALAVGDLPRAERHLLRARAMAAPVWPADHPGRLILHRLAGQLRGSQLRHDQALREVQEGLRIARTAFGERSRNTMEMENELGGIYHQMGRLPEAVEHSERALRIGVDLGLDPRLLAKLQIDLASVYGESMGQPERAIELLDQALQWLQGYGDEPDVQPWRMRALSARAMSLVTLKRDAAALPDYEAAMALARDHADSKQLISIQLRMVRPLIRERRYERAQQLLDEAEDRVAKGPAEHKNFVPGLLALKADLAFKRGDLALASQRVRQALDAAAASPAYDPLMIANVQLMAAEIAHARGERRSARELLEHATAAYDAGLPPGAVQRVRAEQLRRKLSG is encoded by the coding sequence ATGACGCCGGAACAGCACGCCCGCATCGAACAGCGCTTCCAGGAGGCGCTGACCCTGACCGCCGATCAGCGCTCGGAGTTTCTCCAGCGCAGCGAACCCGACCCGCAGGTGCGCGCGGCGGTGGAGCGGTTGCTCGCGCACTGCGCAACGCAAGATCCGTCCGATCCCTTGCGCGATCGCATGGCCGAAGCGCTGCGGGCCATGGCCGCAGCGCCGCAAACGCCGTTGCCGCAGACCATCGGCGCCTACCGCCTGCTGCGCGAACTCGGCAGCGGCGGCATGGGCACGGTGTACCTGGCCGAACGCGCGGCCGGCGACGGCGTGCAGCGAGTGGCCTTGAAGCTGCTGCACGGCCCCTCCGGCGATACCGCGCAGCGACGCATGGCGCGCGAGCGCGGCCTGCTGGCCAGCCTGGACCATCCGCTGATCGCGCGGCACATCGACGGCGGCACCAGCGAGCAGGGCCAGCCCTATCTGGTCATGGACTACATCGACGGCGCATCGCTGCACGAGCATCTGACGCAGGCGCCCGGCGGCCTGCGCGAGCGTCTGCAGCTGTTCCTGCGCTTGTGCGAGGCGGTCGACCATGCGCACCGGCGGCTGGTGCTGCATCGCGATCTCAAGCCCTCCAACGTGATCGTGCGCGGCGACGGTGCACCGGTGCTGCTGGACTTCGGCATCGCCACCCTGATCGACGCCGACGACGGGCCCGCGCGCACCGTGACCGTGGCCTTCACCCCCGGCTATAGCGCGCCCGAGCAGCGCCGTGGCGAGGCCGCGACCACCGCCACCGACGTGTTCGGCCTGGGCGCCCTGTTGTTCGACCTGGTCACCGGCCGGCGCCTGTCGGAACTGCGCGGCCGCGATGCTGCGGTGCCGGTACCCAGCGCTAGCGTCGAAGCCGGCGCGCTGCGGCGCACCCTGCGCGGCGACCTGGACCGCATCGTGTCGACCGCCTGCGCCGAAGCGCCCGGAGAGCGCTATCCCAGCGTGGCCGCACTCGCCGACGACGTGCGGCGCCACCTCGACGGCCAGCCCGTGCTGGCCGCGCACGGCGGCACCGTCTACCGCCTGCGCAAGTTCATCGGCCGCCATCGCCTGGCCACCGCCGCCAGCGTGCTGGCGGTGCTGATGGCCAGCGGTTTCGTCTGGCGTTTGAACGACGAGCGCGAGCGTGCCGTGGTAGCCGAGCGCACCGCGCAGGCCGCACGCGAGCGCGCCGAACAGGAAACGCAGTACACCCAGGCCTCGCGCAAGTTCCTGGAGTCGGTGCTGGCCGAAACCGCGCCCGACGAGGTGCGCGGCGCGCCGGTGAGCGTGTCGGCGCTGCTCGCGCGCGCCGCGGACGAACTGCAAGCCGACACCCGGCAGGACCCGCGCACCCGCGCGATCGCGTGGCTGACCATCGCCGAGGTGCAAGACGCCATCCGCGACCCCCAGGCCAGCCTGCGCGCCGTAGATGCGGCCACCGCCGCGATGGCGCAACTGGACCCCGATGACCCCGAGTTGCGCGCACGCTTGCTCGGCGCACGCGGCTCGGCGCTGCAGGGCATGGAGCGGCCGGAGCAGGCCATGGCCGCGCATCGCGAACTGCTGACGCTGCGCCAGCGTCAGGGCGCCGATGCGACGACCCTGGGCCGCGCCTACGTGCAGTACATCGCCTCGGCCATACAAGCCAACCAGGATCAGGAAGTCGAGCGCGCGATCCAACGCGCGACCGCCGTGCTGGACGCCGCCGGCGAAGCGGCGCCGGAACTGCGCCTGGAGCTGGCCATCGCCGAGATTTCGCCGGCGCTGGCCGTCGGCGACCTGCCGCGCGCCGAGCGCCACCTGCTGCGCGCCCGCGCCATGGCCGCGCCGGTATGGCCGGCCGATCATCCCGGCCGTCTCATCCTGCACCGCCTGGCCGGGCAGTTGCGCGGCAGCCAGCTGCGCCATGACCAAGCCCTGCGCGAAGTCCAGGAAGGCCTGCGCATCGCCCGCACCGCGTTCGGCGAGCGCAGCCGCAACACCATGGAAATGGAGAACGAACTGGGCGGCATCTACCACCAGATGGGCCGGCTGCCCGAAGCGGTGGAGCATTCCGAGCGCGCCCTGCGCATCGGCGTCGACCTGGGTCTGGACCCGCGCCTGCTGGCCAAGCTGCAGATCGACCTGGCCTCGGTGTACGGCGAAAGCATGGGCCAGCCCGAGCGCGCGATCGAACTGCTGGACCAGGCCCTGCAATGGCTGCAGGGCTACGGCGACGAGCCCGACGTGCAACCGTGGCGGATGCGCGCACTCAGCGCGCGGGCCATGTCCCTGGTCACGCTCAAGCGCGACGCCGCCGCGCTGCCGGACTACGAAGCGGCCATGGCGCTGGCGCGCGACCACGCCGATTCCAAGCAACTGATCAGCATCCAGCTGCGCATGGTCCGCCCACTGATTCGCGAGCGCCGCTACGAGCGCGCGCAGCAACTGCTGGACGAGGCCGAAGACCGGGTCGCCAAAGGCCCTGCCGAACACAAGAACTTCGTCCCCGGCCTGCTCGCCCTCAAGGCCGACCTGGCGTTCAAACGCGGCGACCTGGCCCTGGCCTCGCAACGGGTCAGGCAGGCGTTGGACGCCGCCGCGGCCAGCCCCGCCTACGACCCGCTGATGATCGCCAACGTGCAGCTGATGGCCGCCGAGATCGCCCATGCGCGCGGCGAACGCCGGTCCGCGCGCGAGCTGCTCGAGCACGCCACCGCCGCCTACGACGCCGGCCTGCCGCCGGGCGCGGTGCAGCGCGTTCGCGCCGAGCAGCTGCGGCGCAAGCTCAGCGGCTGA
- a CDS encoding ECF-type sigma factor, which translates to MTDPQTQGEVTALLQASRAGDGDAGDALYRLVYGELKGIALRHLATMGRQIVDPTELVNEALLRLLGDRIDAQNRQHFFRIAATAIRYTLIDLIRQRQAEKRGGGAIITRFDEALEQAQDGAMPDQRWLEVEAALAAFEGPYPRQCRTLELAYLVGLKQHEIADALAVNVRTVERDLRFAKAWLREELAR; encoded by the coding sequence ATGACGGATCCGCAGACCCAGGGCGAGGTCACCGCCCTGCTGCAGGCCTCGCGCGCGGGCGACGGCGATGCCGGCGACGCGCTGTACCGCTTGGTCTACGGCGAACTCAAAGGCATCGCGCTGCGCCACCTGGCGACGATGGGCCGGCAGATCGTGGACCCGACCGAACTGGTCAACGAAGCGCTGCTGCGCCTGCTCGGCGACCGCATCGACGCGCAAAACCGCCAGCATTTCTTCCGCATCGCCGCCACCGCGATCCGCTACACCCTGATCGACCTGATCCGCCAGCGCCAGGCCGAGAAGCGCGGCGGCGGCGCGATCATCACCCGCTTCGACGAAGCGCTGGAGCAGGCCCAGGACGGCGCGATGCCCGATCAGCGCTGGCTGGAGGTGGAAGCGGCGCTGGCCGCGTTCGAGGGCCCGTATCCGCGCCAGTGCCGCACCCTCGAGCTGGCCTATCTGGTGGGCCTGAAACAGCACGAGATCGCCGACGCGCTGGCGGTCAACGTGCGCACGGTGGAGCGCGACCTGCGCTTCGCCAAAGCCTGGCTGCGCGAGGAGCTAGCCCGATGA
- a CDS encoding peptidase domain-containing ABC transporter: MNATRAIVQSEAAECGLACLAMIAAHHGQAIGLRELRRRYPMSLKGAHLGQLIDTAAQLGLQGRPLRLELDELEQLRTPCILHWDLNHFVVLTRVRGERVSMLDPAVGERRLSRAEVSRHFTGVALELAPCEGFERAPPPPALPLRQLVGRVRGLWRSLALLFGLSAALQVFVLVAPFFMQGVIDQVLVASDRDLLAVLGLAFAASVVFQAAIGVLRGWAVVHLSTALGLQWNGNVFRHLLRLPMGFFGKRHLGDVVSRMGSVHSIQHALSTSFVEAFIDGLMAAVTLVMLLVYSWKLALVTLCAVAAYLALRTAAFAAMRDGTERQLIAAARQQSYLLESVRGLQSLKLAGREAAREAGYANLMHETSNREVWLARLGLGFNGVNQLLFGFERVLVIWLGAGMAMDNVFSVGMLIAYLSYKDQFSGRVAALIDKGVELRMLRLHGERLADIVLEPPEREAPARAQRALPADASIEVQGLSYRYAEGEPWVLRDCALRIAAGESVAIVGASGCGKTTLVRLMLGLAVPQEGAVRVGGQDIAAIGLRAYRAMLGVVMQDDQLFAGSIADNIAFDEDADAARVEEAARLACVHEDIAAMPMGYHSLIGDMGSSLSGGQKQRIVLARALYRRPAILFLDEATSHLDVRSERLVNQAIAGLALTRVVIAHRPETIASADRVLVMDGGRIVEEYRPQERVLALAERREPATAGAPR; encoded by the coding sequence GTGAACGCTACGCGCGCCATCGTCCAATCCGAAGCCGCCGAATGCGGCCTGGCCTGCCTGGCGATGATCGCCGCGCATCACGGCCAGGCGATCGGCCTGCGCGAACTGCGCCGGCGTTACCCCATGTCGCTCAAGGGCGCGCACCTGGGCCAGCTGATCGATACCGCCGCGCAACTGGGCCTGCAGGGCCGGCCGCTGCGATTGGAACTGGACGAGCTGGAGCAGCTGCGCACGCCCTGCATCCTGCATTGGGACCTCAATCATTTCGTGGTGCTCACGCGCGTGCGCGGCGAGCGGGTGAGCATGCTCGACCCCGCGGTCGGCGAGCGCCGCCTCAGCCGCGCGGAAGTCTCGCGCCACTTCACCGGCGTGGCGCTGGAGCTGGCGCCCTGCGAGGGCTTCGAGCGCGCGCCGCCGCCGCCCGCGCTGCCGCTGCGCCAGCTGGTCGGCCGCGTGCGCGGCTTGTGGCGCTCGCTGGCGCTGCTGTTCGGTTTGTCCGCGGCGCTGCAGGTCTTCGTGCTGGTCGCGCCGTTCTTCATGCAGGGCGTGATCGATCAGGTGCTGGTCGCCTCCGACCGCGATCTGCTTGCGGTGCTGGGCCTGGCTTTCGCCGCCAGCGTGGTGTTCCAGGCCGCCATCGGTGTGCTGCGCGGCTGGGCCGTGGTGCACCTGTCCACCGCGTTGGGCCTGCAGTGGAACGGCAACGTGTTCCGCCATCTGCTGCGCCTGCCGATGGGCTTCTTCGGCAAGCGCCACCTGGGCGACGTCGTTTCGCGCATGGGCTCGGTGCACAGCATCCAGCATGCGCTGTCGACCAGCTTCGTCGAGGCCTTCATCGACGGGCTGATGGCCGCGGTCACCCTGGTCATGCTGCTGGTCTACAGCTGGAAGCTCGCCCTGGTCACGCTGTGCGCGGTCGCCGCCTACCTGGCCCTGCGCACCGCGGCGTTCGCGGCGATGCGCGACGGCACCGAGCGCCAACTGATCGCCGCCGCGCGCCAGCAGAGCTACCTGCTCGAATCGGTGCGCGGCCTGCAGTCGCTGAAGCTGGCCGGCCGCGAGGCCGCGCGCGAGGCCGGCTACGCCAACCTGATGCACGAGACCAGCAACCGCGAGGTCTGGCTGGCGCGGCTGGGCCTGGGCTTCAACGGCGTCAACCAGCTGCTGTTCGGCTTCGAGCGCGTGCTGGTGATCTGGCTGGGCGCGGGCATGGCCATGGACAACGTGTTCTCGGTGGGCATGCTGATCGCCTACCTCAGCTACAAGGACCAATTTTCCGGTCGCGTGGCCGCGCTGATCGACAAGGGCGTGGAGCTGCGCATGCTGCGCCTGCACGGCGAGCGCCTGGCCGACATCGTGCTGGAGCCGCCCGAGCGCGAGGCGCCGGCGCGCGCGCAGCGGGCGCTCCCTGCCGATGCGTCGATCGAAGTGCAGGGTCTGAGCTACCGCTACGCCGAGGGCGAGCCCTGGGTGTTGCGCGATTGCGCGTTGCGCATCGCCGCCGGCGAGTCGGTGGCCATCGTCGGCGCCTCGGGCTGCGGCAAGACCACCCTGGTCAGGCTGATGCTGGGACTGGCCGTACCGCAGGAAGGCGCGGTGCGCGTGGGTGGCCAGGACATCGCCGCGATCGGCCTGCGCGCGTACCGGGCGATGCTGGGCGTGGTGATGCAGGACGACCAGCTGTTCGCCGGCAGCATCGCCGACAACATCGCGTTCGACGAGGACGCCGATGCCGCGCGCGTGGAAGAAGCCGCGCGCCTGGCCTGCGTGCACGAGGACATCGCGGCCATGCCGATGGGCTACCACAGCCTGATCGGCGACATGGGCAGCAGCCTGTCCGGCGGCCAGAAGCAGCGCATCGTGCTGGCGCGCGCGCTGTACCGGCGCCCTGCGATCCTGTTCCTGGACGAAGCCACCAGCCACCTGGACGTGCGCAGCGAGCGCCTGGTCAACCAGGCCATCGCCGGCCTGGCGCTAACCCGCGTGGTGATCGCGCACCGCCCGGAAACCATCGCCAGCGCCGACCGCGTGCTGGTGATGGACGGCGGGCGCATCGTCGAGGAGTACCGGCCGCAGGAGCGCGTGCTGGCCTTGGCCGAACGGCGCGAGCCGGCCACCGCGGGAGCGCCGCGATGA
- a CDS encoding HlyD family secretion protein, translated as MSAPGLFREEALQAQRVSWLGTVSLSQPLRLWSLAVLAVVVAAAILAFLILGQYTRRATVSGELVPDLGLSTVLAPADGVLARSFPQEGERVAAGGALALVQIPRATAAGADLHAAADAGIAQRLDGLDRLDAAQDAQVQAQRAGLLRQIQALRQEQAQTAAELATRAEQVRIGRDTVGRYRAVVEQRYASELQLRQQEQALLELVGQQQAMQRQASQSQRALAQLQQSLLELPAQRAQQRAEHQRLMAQLRQERLQQDASGELLVKAPVPGLVASRLVEPGQAVKAGQPLMSLLPSGSQLQAQLWVPSSAIGFIAPGDRVLLRYRAFPYQKFGQHRGRVLRVSRSAVAAGADAAQGENAYRVVVALERQSILAYGRAEALRPGMRLDADILGERRRLYEWLLEPLYSVRGRIGA; from the coding sequence ATGAGCGCGCCCGGGCTGTTCCGCGAGGAAGCGCTGCAGGCGCAGCGGGTGAGCTGGCTGGGCACGGTGTCGCTGTCGCAGCCGTTGCGCTTGTGGTCGCTGGCGGTGCTCGCCGTGGTCGTGGCGGCGGCGATCCTCGCCTTCCTGATCTTGGGCCAGTACACGCGCCGCGCCACCGTCAGCGGCGAGCTGGTGCCGGACCTGGGCCTGTCCACGGTGCTGGCGCCGGCCGACGGCGTGCTCGCGCGTTCGTTCCCGCAGGAAGGCGAGCGCGTGGCCGCGGGCGGCGCGCTGGCGCTGGTGCAGATTCCGCGCGCGACCGCCGCCGGCGCCGACCTGCATGCCGCCGCCGATGCCGGGATCGCCCAGCGTCTGGACGGACTGGATCGTCTGGACGCGGCGCAGGACGCGCAGGTCCAGGCGCAACGCGCGGGCCTGCTGCGGCAGATCCAGGCCCTGCGCCAGGAACAGGCGCAGACCGCCGCCGAACTGGCCACGCGCGCCGAGCAGGTGCGGATCGGCCGCGACACCGTCGGCCGCTATCGCGCGGTGGTGGAGCAGCGCTACGCCAGCGAACTGCAGCTGCGCCAGCAGGAACAGGCGCTGCTGGAACTGGTCGGCCAGCAGCAGGCGATGCAGCGCCAGGCCAGCCAGTCGCAGCGCGCGCTGGCGCAGCTGCAGCAGAGCCTGCTGGAATTGCCGGCGCAGCGCGCGCAGCAACGCGCCGAGCACCAGCGGCTGATGGCGCAGCTGCGGCAGGAGCGGCTGCAGCAGGACGCCAGCGGCGAATTGCTGGTCAAGGCGCCGGTGCCCGGCCTGGTCGCCAGCCGCTTGGTCGAACCGGGGCAGGCGGTGAAGGCGGGACAGCCGCTGATGAGTTTGCTGCCCAGCGGTTCGCAGCTGCAGGCGCAGCTGTGGGTGCCCAGTTCGGCGATCGGCTTCATCGCGCCCGGCGACCGCGTGCTGCTGCGTTACCGCGCGTTTCCGTACCAGAAGTTCGGCCAGCACCGCGGCCGCGTGCTGCGCGTCTCGCGCAGCGCGGTCGCCGCCGGCGCGGATGCGGCGCAGGGCGAGAACGCCTACCGCGTGGTCGTCGCGCTGGAGCGGCAGTCGATCCTGGCCTACGGCCGAGCCGAGGCGCTGCGTCCGGGCATGCGTCTGGACGCGGACATCCTGGGCGAGCGCCGCCGCCTGTACGAATGGTTGCTGGAGCCGCTGTATTCGGTGCGCGGGCGCATCGGCGCCTGA
- a CDS encoding cysteine hydrolase family protein, translating to MISALLVIDVQSGLFDGDPRPDDADAVIARLNALIARARDAGAPVIFVRHERPGTALEPGAPGWAFQAQLDVHDDDLIVGKTSPDAFLRTALEPLLVSLNVEQLVIGGYASDFCVDTTTRRAAALGYPVVLAADAHTTHDKPHLTAARIREHHNATLSDIVSFGVPIRAVDSAQIQFDRVERAAARGSQR from the coding sequence ATGATTTCCGCCCTGCTGGTGATCGACGTGCAAAGCGGCCTGTTCGACGGCGATCCCCGCCCGGACGACGCCGACGCGGTGATCGCGCGTCTCAACGCGCTGATCGCGCGCGCGCGCGATGCCGGCGCGCCGGTGATCTTCGTCCGCCACGAACGCCCCGGCACCGCACTGGAGCCCGGCGCGCCGGGCTGGGCGTTCCAGGCCCAGCTGGACGTGCACGACGACGACCTCATCGTGGGCAAGACCTCGCCCGACGCCTTCCTGCGCACCGCGCTGGAGCCGCTGCTGGTGAGCTTGAACGTGGAGCAGTTGGTGATCGGCGGCTACGCCAGCGATTTCTGCGTCGACACCACCACCCGCCGCGCCGCCGCGCTGGGCTACCCGGTGGTGCTGGCCGCCGACGCCCACACCACCCACGACAAGCCGCACCTGACCGCCGCACGCATCCGCGAGCACCACAACGCGACTTTGTCGGACATCGTCAGCTTCGGCGTGCCGATCCGCGCGGTGGACAGCGCGCAGATCCAGTTCGATCGGGTGGAGCGGGCGGCCGCGCGCGGGTCGCAGCGCTAA
- a CDS encoding rhomboid family intramembrane serine protease — protein sequence MHLPTPEAPPDTPAQRKADRGRLMRALNASLAFVLALAAVYSAQGQFDVSAWTVTPWSLEGLIGLLTAPLLHGSIEHLATNAISLLFLGTLAGAVYPRATLRALPLIWIGSGLGAWLLGSAGSHHLGASGLTHGLMFLVFVLGLLRRDRPSIAAAMIAFMFYGGMLLTILPREPGVSWQAHLGGAVAGVIAAFLFRLSDPLPPRKRYSWEDEEEQIAALDAELEPPSPREVPVLWNRPDPEHGVVLQFPPRREP from the coding sequence ATGCACCTGCCCACGCCCGAAGCCCCGCCCGACACCCCCGCCCAGCGCAAGGCCGACCGCGGCCGGCTGATGCGCGCGCTCAACGCCAGCCTGGCCTTCGTGCTGGCGCTGGCGGCCGTCTACAGCGCGCAGGGCCAGTTCGACGTGTCGGCCTGGACGGTCACGCCCTGGTCGCTGGAAGGCCTGATCGGCCTGCTGACCGCGCCGCTGCTGCACGGCTCGATCGAGCACCTGGCCACCAATGCGATCTCCTTGCTGTTCCTGGGCACCCTGGCCGGCGCGGTCTACCCGCGCGCCACCCTGCGCGCGCTGCCGCTGATCTGGATCGGCTCGGGCCTGGGCGCCTGGCTGCTGGGCAGCGCCGGCAGCCACCACCTGGGCGCCAGCGGCCTGACCCACGGCCTGATGTTCCTGGTGTTCGTGCTCGGCCTGCTGCGCCGCGACCGGCCTTCCATCGCCGCGGCCATGATCGCGTTCATGTTCTACGGCGGCATGCTGCTGACCATCCTGCCGCGCGAGCCGGGCGTGTCCTGGCAGGCGCACCTGGGCGGCGCGGTGGCCGGCGTGATCGCCGCCTTCCTGTTCCGTCTCAGCGACCCGCTGCCGCCGCGCAAGCGCTACAGCTGGGAGGACGAAGAGGAGCAGATCGCCGCGCTGGACGCCGAGCTGGAACCGCCCAGCCCGCGCGAGGTGCCGGTGCTGTGGAACCGCCCCGATCCGGAGCATGGCGTGGTCCTGCAGTTCCCGCCGCGCCGGGAACCGTGA
- a CDS encoding class I SAM-dependent rRNA methyltransferase, with translation MNNDLPTVRLKNAWKSTHPWIFQRLVDKPAQRPKPGSIVNVVGVDGEWIGLGFYNGHSRIALRMLESDPDVAVDADWFARKIAAAVSLRRDVLKLDQVSDAWRVVHSEGDGLSGLVVDRYGDLLVVEYFSAGAFRHREWIYDALRAQFPGCRFYAFADEHVQKQESFDFRGTEPVSPAIITEYGIRFRADPAGAHKTGFFADQRDNREWLSQQVAGKRVLDLCCNTGGFGVYAKARGAEEVIGVDIDADVINIAKGNAKLNGAHVKFVQADIFPYLRDLGNAGERFDVVILDPAKMTRDREQVIPALKKYLDMNKLALSVVKPGGLFATFSCTGLVSEEQFLDMLRRAAFYAGRTVQVLRVSGAGADHPWLAQVSESRYLKAVFCRVVD, from the coding sequence ATGAACAACGATCTGCCCACCGTACGCCTCAAGAACGCCTGGAAATCCACCCACCCCTGGATCTTCCAGCGCCTGGTCGACAAGCCCGCGCAGCGGCCCAAGCCCGGTTCCATCGTCAACGTCGTCGGCGTGGACGGCGAATGGATCGGCCTGGGCTTCTACAACGGCCATTCGCGCATCGCCCTGCGCATGCTCGAAAGCGACCCCGACGTGGCGGTGGACGCGGACTGGTTCGCGCGCAAGATCGCCGCGGCGGTGTCGCTGCGCCGCGACGTGCTCAAGCTGGACCAGGTCAGCGATGCCTGGCGCGTGGTGCACAGCGAGGGCGACGGCCTCAGCGGCCTGGTCGTGGACCGCTACGGCGACCTGCTGGTGGTCGAATACTTCAGCGCCGGCGCGTTCCGCCACCGCGAATGGATCTACGACGCGCTGCGCGCGCAGTTCCCCGGCTGCCGCTTCTACGCCTTCGCCGACGAGCACGTGCAGAAGCAGGAGAGCTTCGACTTCCGCGGCACCGAGCCGGTGTCGCCGGCGATCATCACCGAATACGGCATCCGCTTCCGCGCCGACCCGGCCGGCGCGCACAAGACCGGCTTCTTCGCCGACCAGCGCGACAACCGCGAATGGCTGTCGCAGCAGGTCGCCGGCAAGCGGGTGCTGGACTTGTGCTGCAACACCGGCGGCTTCGGCGTGTACGCCAAGGCGCGCGGCGCCGAGGAAGTGATCGGCGTGGACATCGACGCCGACGTGATCAACATCGCCAAGGGCAACGCCAAGCTCAACGGCGCGCACGTGAAGTTCGTCCAGGCCGACATCTTTCCCTACCTGCGCGACCTGGGTAACGCGGGCGAGCGTTTCGACGTGGTGATCCTGGACCCGGCCAAGATGACCCGCGACCGCGAGCAGGTGATTCCGGCGCTGAAGAAATACCTGGACATGAACAAGCTGGCGCTGAGCGTGGTCAAGCCCGGCGGCCTGTTCGCGACCTTCTCCTGCACCGGCCTGGTCAGCGAGGAACAGTTCCTGGACATGCTGCGCCGCGCCGCGTTCTACGCCGGCCGCACCGTGCAGGTGCTGCGCGTGTCCGGCGCGGGCGCCGATCACCCGTGGTTGGCGCAGGTGTCGGAGTCGCGTTATCTCAAGGCGGTGTTCTGCCGCGTGGTGGATTGA
- a CDS encoding hydrolase: protein MRKFARYAFTALIALSFVPAAQADLREPLTRDNSVLLMVDYQPQFVFSVQSIPVVELINNAEGLSKAAKAFEVPTVYTSISAERFGGPFFRQLGQAQPALVPFDRSRIDAWRDPRVREAVARSGRKKLLVSGLWTDSCVTLPVLSALKDGYEVYVVVDASGDVNRESHEMAVQRMIQAGAVPVTWMAVMLEWQGDWADARTAAQVTAIAQQHGGAWGQGIDYHQRMVAPKQ from the coding sequence ATGCGCAAGTTCGCCCGCTATGCCTTTACCGCCCTGATCGCCCTGTCCTTCGTTCCCGCCGCGCAGGCCGACCTGCGCGAACCGCTGACCCGCGACAACAGCGTGTTGCTGATGGTCGACTACCAGCCGCAGTTCGTGTTCTCGGTGCAGTCGATCCCGGTGGTGGAGCTGATCAACAACGCCGAAGGCCTGAGCAAGGCCGCCAAGGCCTTCGAGGTGCCGACCGTCTACACCTCGATCAGCGCCGAGCGCTTCGGCGGCCCGTTCTTCCGCCAGCTCGGCCAGGCGCAGCCGGCGCTGGTGCCGTTCGACCGCAGCCGCATCGACGCCTGGCGCGACCCGCGCGTGCGCGAGGCGGTGGCGCGCAGCGGCCGCAAGAAGCTGCTGGTCAGCGGTCTGTGGACCGACAGCTGCGTGACCTTGCCGGTGCTGTCGGCGCTGAAGGACGGCTACGAGGTCTACGTGGTGGTGGACGCCAGCGGCGACGTCAACCGCGAATCGCACGAGATGGCGGTGCAGCGCATGATCCAGGCCGGCGCGGTGCCGGTGACCTGGATGGCGGTGATGCTGGAATGGCAGGGCGATTGGGCCGATGCGCGCACCGCGGCGCAGGTGACGGCGATCGCGCAGCAGCATGGCGGCGCTTGGGGGCAGGGGATCGATTACCACCAGCGCATGGTGGCGCCGAAGCAGTAA